The following proteins come from a genomic window of Crassostrea angulata isolate pt1a10 unplaced genomic scaffold, ASM2561291v2 HiC_scaffold_319, whole genome shotgun sequence:
- the LOC128170103 gene encoding leukocyte elastase inhibitor-like: MESAVTDFSFKLYQVLCEGGGNLFMSPYSVSAALMLTMLGAKGESEEQIKQVLGVAGVPNPHQAYQKLHATLTGKSKDGAKLAIANRIFSKLGLEIKESYKKESLDYYNSEIELLDFVGNPEGSRTRINTWVEDQTNNKIKDLIPEGGINSLSLIVLTNAIYFKGDWENAFKASNTKSEPFRISETESGTVEMMNMEKEKWLIGMSKSLDCQILDLPYKGGELGMLIILPNKVDGLSSLESSLSADTFRELTKEMYSEDVIVSIPKFKLESSFQLDKVLGGMGITDIFSRKADFCAMMENPPDGTHVSDVIHKAFVEVNEEGTEAAAATAVMMRFMCMPLEPMVFKADHPFLFLIRENSTGTVLFIGRFLKPSN, translated from the coding sequence ATGGAGAGTGCAGTCACAGACTTCTCTTTTAAACTCTATCAAGTTCTGTGCGAAGGGGGTGGGAATCTGTTTATGTCACCCTACAGTGTATCGGCGGCTCTTATGTTAACGATGTTGGGCGCAAAAGGGGAATCCGAGGAGCAGATAAAACAGGTATTGGGAGTAGCGGGAGTTCCTAACCCGCACCAGGCGTATCAAAAGTTACACGCCACCCTGACGGGAAAGTCTAAGGACGGGGCAAAGCTCGCCATAGCCAACCGGATATTTTCCAAACTCGGACTGGAGATTAAAGAGTCGTATAAAAAGGAATCGCTGGACTATTACAACAGTGAAATTGAATTGTTAGATTTTGTGGGAAACCCGGAAGGGTCGAGAACTCGAATCAACACCTGGGTTGAGGACCAGaccaacaataaaatcaaggaTTTGATTCCAGAGGGAGGGATTAACTCCCTTTCGTTAATTGTTTTAACCAATGCTATTTACTTCAAAGGGGATTGGGAAAATGCATTCAAGGCCTCGAATACAAAGAGCGAACCATTTCGAATATCCGAGACAGAGTCGGGCACGGTTGAAATGATGAATATGGAAAAGGAAAAGTGGCTAATTGGTATGTCCAAATCACTGGATTGCCAAATTCTGGATCTTCCATACAAAGGGGGAGAACTGGGTATGCTAATCATTCTTCCGAACAAGGTTGACGGATTGTCGTCATTAGAATCAAGCTTGTCGGCTGACACGTTTCGGGAACTAACAAAGGAAATGTACAGCGAGGATGTCATTGTCTCCATACCGAAATTCAAACTAGAAAGCTCGTTTCAACTGGATAAAGTTCTTGGTGGGATGGGAATCACCGATATCTTTTCCAGAAAAGCCGACTTCTGCGCCATGATGGAAAACCCGCCAGATGGCACTCATGTATCTGACGTCATTCACAAAGCGTTTGTTGAGGTCAACGAGGAGGGCACGGAAGCCGCCGCTGCTACAGCAGTGATGATGAGGTTTATGTGCATGCCACTAGAACCCATGGTGTTTAAAGCGGACCACCCCTTCCTTTTTCTGATCAGAGAAAATTCGACCGGAACTGTATTGTTTATCGGTCGCTTCTTGAAACCAAGCAACTAA